Genomic DNA from Halomonas sp. BDJS001:
TTACAAGCGGCACTGGACGCCAGTACATCTGGATTTCATTGTTGAAGATATTGACGCAGCAGTCGAACAGGCAGTTTCGGTGGGTGCTATCCAGGAAGGAGGGATCAAATCTTTTGATTGGGGGATGCTTGCGACAATGAGCGATCCATTTGGCAATGGGTTCTGCCTGCTAGTGTTTGCTGAAGGCGGTTACGATCATGCTGAATAATCCCCTGTCAATGGCTACAACGCGTCCCGCGTTTCATTGGGCGTTACGGGGTTGGCTGACCCTACCTAGCGATTGTTCTGAAAAAGTTGGTCGTTAAGAGCCTGCTGTTGTATGGGGCTAAAGGCAGCAACGGGTGATATTGCTTCAAAAGATGTCGCGGTGGAGTGGGCAAAAGGCCAACTAGCAAAGGAACACGCAGCTTTATTGGACTACGCTTAGCAAGGTTACCTAGGGAATATAGAGGATCGATGGGACGAGAAGCAGGGGGAGTTAAGGTGCTCACCTGTTGTCTGCGAAAATCTATTGAGGCGTGTCTTGGTATCTGGCAGCGAGAAGGTTCTGACGATCAGAATGAATATTGCTGAAAGCAGTTCACTCATTACGGCGGTATTATTTTCGAATTAGGCGCCATTGTTATTTACTTGGCGACCAGTTCACCTATGCAGACATTCTCATGGTTGCTGCATTAAGTCAGGTACCGCATACAAACCTTCTAGATATGTTTCCGAATGTGATTTCCGGCTTAACGCGCTGCCACGACCGGCCAGCGTGGCATAAATGCCTCTATGCGTACAATCGCCGCTTGGCCGTGTCAGTAGCCTTCGCCGCTTGGCGAAGTTTGTCAGTGCTGGCGCAGCTCAAAGTCACCCATGCAATACATAGGAGAGTGGGGTAATGGCAACCACTAAACAGCCGCTACCAAGTATCGTATCTTCAGAAGAGTGGAAATTTGCGCTGGATCAGCTTCTTATAAAAGAGAAAGCGCTGACCCGAGCACGCGATGCCTTGAGCGCTGAGCGTAGAAAGCTACCCATGGTGAAAGTAGACAAAAACTACGAATTCCATGGCGACGAAGGCCCCATATCCTTCCTCGAATTGTTCGCTGGGCGCCGTCAACTCATTGTGTATCACTTTATGTACGCGCCTGAATGGAAAGCGGGATGCGACGGGTGTTCATGGGTTGCTGACGCCATGACTCACCCGGCCCATCTGCATGCGCGTGATACCTCGCTGGTGATGGTGTCACGCGCTCCCTTAGAGAAAATTCAGCAGTACAAAACGCGTATGGGTTGGACGATTCCCTGGTACTCCTCTTTTGAAAGCGACTTTAACTATGATTTTGGGGTGACGACAGCGGA
This window encodes:
- a CDS encoding aminoglycoside adenylyltransferase domain-containing protein — encoded protein: MGLKAATGDIASKDVAVEWAKGQLAKEHAALLDYA
- a CDS encoding VOC family protein, with protein sequence MQFIVNIDVEDIGKAITFYENGLGLQLIRRLFDGTVAEMGEGPASIYLIEQPDASVAAPDTSLQRDYKRHWTPVHLDFIVEDIDAAVEQAVSVGAIQEGGIKSFDWGMLATMSDPFGNGFCLLVFAEGGYDHAE
- a CDS encoding glutathione S-transferase family protein, producing the protein MLKAVHSLRRYYFRIRRHCYLLGDQFTYADILMVAALSQVPHTNLLDMFPNVISGLTRCHDRPAWHKCLYAYNRRLAVSVAFAAWRSLSVLAQLKVTHAIHRRVG
- a CDS encoding DUF899 domain-containing protein, whose protein sequence is MATTKQPLPSIVSSEEWKFALDQLLIKEKALTRARDALSAERRKLPMVKVDKNYEFHGDEGPISFLELFAGRRQLIVYHFMYAPEWKAGCDGCSWVADAMTHPAHLHARDTSLVMVSRAPLEKIQQYKTRMGWTIPWYSSFESDFNYDFGVTTAEGERHGASVFLREGDDIYRTYFTGARGVEYLGSFWTYLDLTPYGRQETWEDSPEGWPQTKPYEWNRRHDEYDV